The following are encoded together in the Naumannella cuiyingiana genome:
- a CDS encoding ATP-binding cassette domain-containing protein codes for MNGLALHEVNSVRGDFSLGPVDLNLDRPITCIVGPNGAGKSTLIGCCTGAVPHTGRVFWDGREIGRGAVRDWDGVAYVSDTWPKVFDGLTAADYWHLVAAVRLHRGTRGRLGEWMARAYALLDSFGAVEINRPCQYLSFGSRRKVQLIGALMCEPSLLFIDEPQNGLDFVASTTLAAVLRDHARRPGTVTVLASHDLGSVAAMADAVVALRNGQVVRRLDGGPPEEVRAALERVFLADPSG; via the coding sequence GTGAACGGGCTCGCGCTTCACGAGGTCAATTCGGTGCGGGGCGACTTCTCTCTCGGGCCGGTCGACCTCAATCTTGATCGGCCGATCACGTGTATTGTCGGCCCGAATGGCGCCGGGAAGTCGACCCTGATCGGATGTTGTACCGGCGCGGTTCCCCATACCGGACGCGTCTTCTGGGACGGGCGCGAAATCGGTAGGGGAGCGGTCCGGGACTGGGACGGTGTGGCATACGTCAGCGACACCTGGCCCAAGGTATTTGACGGCCTCACGGCAGCCGACTATTGGCATCTTGTCGCCGCGGTACGCCTGCATCGCGGCACCCGCGGCAGGCTCGGCGAATGGATGGCGCGTGCCTACGCTTTGTTGGACAGCTTCGGGGCGGTGGAAATCAACAGGCCGTGTCAGTATCTGAGCTTTGGCTCGCGACGCAAGGTGCAACTCATCGGGGCGCTGATGTGCGAGCCGAGCCTGCTGTTCATCGATGAACCGCAAAACGGCCTCGACTTCGTTGCGTCGACCACGCTGGCTGCCGTGCTACGCGATCACGCGCGCCGGCCAGGCACGGTGACGGTGCTGGCCAGTCATGATCTGGGATCGGTCGCGGCGATGGCTGATGCGGTCGTTGCGCTCCGGAACGGGCAGGTCGTGCGGCGGCTGGACGGCGGACCACCGGAGGAGGTCCGAGCCGCACTCGAACGCGTCTTCCTCGCCGACCCAAGCGGTTAG
- a CDS encoding 4a-hydroxytetrahydrobiopterin dehydratase: protein MTSNSADAAAFDPSELERLGLADWTYAGGVLKARYDTGDFRTAVRLLDAVADAADAADHHPDVTLGYGRIDFALHSHDQGAVTERDTALAATISGLAAEQGVSREGGSLSFRAGEAVPPAAVPFWLAVLRGPNPPAGEELVIGDDHEVVKITGDDGQGRFRVNVTVDAGDAPGDLVRATLEARGSLVSDEYAPNWWLVADPVGNQARICGQTEGLPPLAQDGPLAR from the coding sequence ATGACCTCGAACTCCGCGGATGCCGCCGCCTTCGACCCGAGCGAGCTGGAGCGGCTCGGCCTTGCCGATTGGACCTATGCCGGGGGTGTGCTGAAGGCGCGCTACGACACGGGGGACTTCCGCACGGCGGTACGCCTGCTCGACGCCGTCGCCGACGCGGCGGATGCCGCCGACCACCATCCCGATGTGACCCTCGGCTACGGCCGGATCGACTTCGCCCTGCACAGCCATGATCAGGGCGCGGTGACCGAGCGCGATACCGCCCTGGCCGCAACGATCTCCGGGCTCGCGGCCGAGCAGGGCGTCAGCCGCGAGGGCGGATCGCTGAGCTTCCGGGCGGGGGAGGCGGTGCCGCCGGCGGCCGTGCCGTTCTGGCTCGCCGTGCTGCGCGGTCCGAACCCGCCGGCCGGGGAGGAACTGGTGATCGGCGATGATCACGAGGTCGTCAAGATCACGGGGGACGATGGCCAGGGCCGCTTCCGGGTGAATGTCACCGTCGATGCAGGTGACGCACCGGGTGATCTTGTCCGGGCCACACTGGAGGCGCGCGGATCTCTGGTCAGCGACGAGTACGCGCCGAATTGGTGGCTGGTGGCCGATCCGGTCGGCAATCAGGCCCGGATCTGCGGCCAGACCGAGGGATTGCCGCCGCTGGCGCAGGACGGCCCGCTCGCGCGCTGA